DNA sequence from the Hyalangium ruber genome:
TCCCTCCGCACCTCTGGCATCGACGACACGGGGCGGTAGGGCGACAGGTCCAGCATCTGCGAGGCGATGCGGGGCTCCTCCGAGCGCAGCAGCCGGATGTCGTCCAACCCCTTGCGCAACATCAGGATGCGATCGAGCCCCAGCCCCATCGCCAGGCCCGTGGTGCGCCCGGGCTCCAGCCCGTTCTCCGCCAGCAGCGCCGGCAAGGCCAGACCGCACTCGCCGATCTCCACCCATTGCGAGCCCTCACGCACGTCGATCTGCAGCCCATCCGTCGTGTACGGGTGCCGAGCGGGTTCCATGCGCAGCTCTCGCCCTGGCAGCACGGCGTGGACGAGCGTCTCGATCATCTCGCGCAGCTCCGCCACGCTCAGCGGAGGCCCCCGGCGAATGCGCCACAGGTCCATCTGGTGCGGCTCGCCAGTGTGCAGCCGGTCGATGCAGTCGCGCCGGTACACGAGCCCGGGACAGGCCAGCAGCACATCCTCGGCCGGAGCCGCCGCCAGCCGCCGCAGCAACCCCGGAATCATGGCCGAGGTCTGCGTGCGCAGCAGCGCCGTGTCACAGATGTAGCGCGTGTAGCGCGCGTCTCGCGCGGCTCCCTCGGGTGGGTAGTGAAGGTGATCGTAATTGTCGGCGATGGAGACGATGGGGCTCTGGCGGTGGATGCGAACTTGGCAGCCCCACGCTCCGCGCAGCGCCTCCAACGCGGAGGCGATGAGCTGCTGCAAGGCATGGGGGCCATGGGCGGGGTCGGTGAGATCGCGGACGGACAGGGCGCGCCGAACATCCTCGGCGCTCAGCAGGGACACAGACGACAGCATGGGAAACCTCTCGGATCGGAAGGGAAGCTCAGCGGACATTCCGGAGGCACCGGCGGACGGGCCGCCTGGCGCTACCGGCCTCGAATGCCCCCCCGGCGAGTCCGGGCGAGCGCATCACGCCGAGGTGGCGATCCGCTTCCGAGAGGAGTGCGCGCTACGGCAGCACGACCTCCCGACGCCCAGAGGGAGCCGGTGGGCTGCTAAATCGACGAGCGCACACCACGTGAAGCATGCCGTCATGGTTAACCGCGCCTCGCGCCGTTGGCAAGAGGCCGCTAGAGAACCCCCATGAGCACCATGAGCCCCAGGTTGTCCTCACACTTCGAGGCCGAACTCCGTCAGGCCCAGGAGGCCGAGGCCCACGGCGAGCGCGAGGCCGCGTGGCGGTACCTCGAGCGCGCGCACATCCTCAGCCAGGCCCACGCCGGTCCGCATATCCGCGTGCATTGGAGGATGTTCACCTTCGCCTGGCGGACGCAGAATTACCGCGAGCTCCTCGGCCAGCTTCCCCGCCTCCTGCTGGCGGGCCCCGGCTCCCTCCTGGGGCGCGCGCCCCGGGGCAACACGGGCGGCACAAGCGTGGGAATCTTCACGCCCATGCCGATTCCCGAGGACCTTCAGGCCCTGCTCCGTGACTGAGCGGGCCCAGGGCTCCTCGCCGGCGCTACTGCGCGGACGTGGCCTTCAGGCTGCAGTAGCCCGGAGCCGGGTAGCTGTACCAGGCACAGACGGACGGACAGTACTGCTGGGTGGTGTAGCTGCGGCACCAGGACTCGGGCGGCCCCTGCTGGGTCCGCTCGTCCACCGCCGCCGGAGCCTGCTCGGGGGCTACCGTCTCCTCGACACCGGCGCCACAGCCGCTGAGCAGACCCACCAGACCTACGAGAGCCAACAGACGCATTCGGGTACCTCCAGTTGAAGGGAACCCGGAGCCTATGAAAATTCTGAGAATCCGGAAGACCAATTGGGCCCCCTGTTTACCTGGAGTGCAGTTCCTGGAATACTCCGCCCCAGGTGGAAAAAGCGGCACTTCCACGCAACCGTAAGACGCTCTTCCCGATAACTGGGGCAGGTTTTCCTACACCACCTCGCTGCCGAGAACTCCTCCATGGCCATCAACGTCAACCGCGCTGCTCCGTCCACCGCCACCCGCACCACCGCCACCGCCGCGAGCACCGTGACGGCGCCGCCCGCGGGCATCCGCAAGGGTGATGAGGGCCCGCAGGTGAAGCAGCTGCAGGACGCGCTGGTGAAGCTCAAGTACCTGACCGCGGCGCAGGTGAAGACGGGCCCGGGCGTGTTCGGCGCGCAGACGGAGGCGGCGGTCAAGAAGTTCCAGGCGGACCAGAAGCTGCCCACCACCGGCTACTACGGAGACCTGACGCAGGCGGCCCTGAAGAAGGAGCTGGCCAAGGCGAGCGGCCCGGCCAAGCCGACCGAGCCCACCAAGCCGGGCGTCTTCAAGAAGCCGGCGGTCATCAACGCGCCCTCGCCCAACCAGGACTCGCGCAACGGCGCGGACATCGACACCATCGTCCTGCACCACACCGGCACCAACAACGGCGCGGGGGATCTGGCCCACATGCGCAACGCCAACTCGAAGGTGTCGGCGCACTACATGCTCGACACCGACGGGAAGATCTACCAGCTGGTGGGTGACG
Encoded proteins:
- a CDS encoding DUF3703 domain-containing protein, which codes for MSTMSPRLSSHFEAELRQAQEAEAHGEREAAWRYLERAHILSQAHAGPHIRVHWRMFTFAWRTQNYRELLGQLPRLLLAGPGSLLGRAPRGNTGGTSVGIFTPMPIPEDLQALLRD
- a CDS encoding peptidoglycan recognition protein family protein, with protein sequence MAINVNRAAPSTATRTTATAASTVTAPPAGIRKGDEGPQVKQLQDALVKLKYLTAAQVKTGPGVFGAQTEAAVKKFQADQKLPTTGYYGDLTQAALKKELAKASGPAKPTEPTKPGVFKKPAVINAPSPNQDSRNGADIDTIVLHHTGTNNGAGDLAHMRNANSKVSAHYMLDTDGKIYQLVGDEKRAWHAGKGELHGVPTDVNGRSIGIEIVNDGSGKTPFTDAQYKALTQLVGYLKQEHKVPAENILGHKDVAVPKGRKSDPAANFDWNRLRKGIA